CAGGAGGCTGAAGCTAAACTGGATTGGGGCAGGAGAGCCAACAGCGAGGGGCGTCCCAGTGATCTGCCCTCATTCCCTCCCCATTTGAGCCGAGCGTCTTTCAGGTTACTGGTTAGAGTGACTCCAATTCTCCCTTttttccataattaaaaaaaaaaaagttaaaattttctTGGAAAAAGCCAAGGATCACATAGGAGTAAGTCCCAGTGAGACTTTTGTACAAGCATCGCGCCTTTCAGCTCCACCTCCGAAAGATTTTCAGCTTGCGTATCTCTCTCATACCAgcccagcaaacatttattgaatacttgctGTCTTCCAACCACCGTGCTGAGGACACAGAGGTGAGCAAGCTAGACACTAACCGTGGTCTCACAGAGTTCCAATGCCTTTAGGAATAAGATCGCACAGGAATGAAAAGCCACTTTTTCTCCCACTCGCTCACGTAGAAGGATCACCTGCTATCTAACATGGATTTGTATTGCTCTCTTAACCTTAATAAGTTAAAAAGCAAGGTGTCCCCGAGCCTGTTTACAGGTTGCAATGGGAACATAAATTTCCCTTCCACCACTATGCTCTTGGCTCCAGCCACCTGACCTTTCTGCTCCTGAAACAGTCTGTCCTTCCTACCTGTTGGCCTTTCACTTGctgttcctctgcctggaacactcatACTCCTGATTTCCCATCAGGTCTCGGCTGGAATGTCACCCTGTCAAAGAGACTTTCCTTATTGAAATTGTCTTTTTGGCTTAGTTGCTaggttttttaattatctatcaCCCCAATAGAACAAAAGCTCCTCAAGGACAGGGACCTTGGCTGTCACCTTGTTTTCTTCTGGGTCAGTACCTAAAATAGCATCTAGCTAATAATAGTTCaataagtatttactgaataaataaatgtacaaATTCCACCTCTTTTCTGGGCATTCCAACTTATTCCAATACCTGCGAATATACAAACCCACTCTTCCTCCTCTGCTTTCCTAGCTGGGAGCCCCTACACATCCCATGTACCTAAAAAGTGTACTGGTGCCTATGCCCACCTGCACCCCCACTTCCAGAAAGAATGAAGTCCCTCCTCTAATGCCTTTTCTGTCGGCCAATTCAGCTGGGCGGGGCCTGCTCCTTTAATCTGGGCCCCACCTGCTCTGGTCAGACAGGTTTGGAGACACAGGTAAAGAGAGGGAGACGGAGAGAAATACTTGTAGAGCCAGCAGGGAGCTGGGCAGCTCCTTCCCAGACACCGGCCAGGACCCTCCACCTGTCTCCAGATGGAAAGTAAGAGGGTGTCATGGGTCCAAACTGCGAGGAGGGGTAGAAGGGTCCttgaggaaaaggagggagcaGTGAGGTGCAGACCAAATGGCAGGGTGGAAAGAAAGGCAGGAGGAGAGACATGGAAAACAGCCATTATTAAACCTGGAAGTTGGGAATGGACAGACCCCAGCCCTGTGGAGGTAGATGAAGTAGGCCAGTGAGGTGTTTGGAATCTGACCAAATACCCAGATTGGAGCTGAAGGGACAGGGTGCCCTGGGACAGCTAGCTCCCTAGGACATATTTGTAGGCAAATCACGGGCATCCACTGCCACTAGAGTTCCACGTGGTGGTCTGCAGGGGGAAGGGCAGGTGGGAAAATAGGGGGGCAGCTTCTCTAGTCACAGGAAGGTCCTGGGTGGAAAGGAAGTTCTTGGCAAAGTTCTAGACAcctcctctttctccctttcctggATTAGGGTGGCCATGACCCCAGGGGTTTTGGTGGAGTGGGGCAGAAGGCGTGGGTAGGCCAGCTGAGGCCATAACTGCCAGGACCTGTGCCCCCCTGACTCACCGTCTCCTGCTGGTTGGCATTTGGTGTCGAAAGGGAGCCTCCATTTCAGCTGCTCACTTCCCTTCCACCTCCCTCTGTTTCAACACCTTCCTCACAGCATGTTCTCCTTAAGGTCCCAGATGGGGCTCAAGCCCATCAAGGGTCTGTCCTGGAGAGTTCCAGCTCTGCCCGCTTGTCCTAAGGGCCAGAGGACAGGGGCACTGACAGAGCTTCCCTCTGCTCTCTGCAGGGTGACATGACCTCGCTGTAGACCCCAGAACTGAGGCCTCAGCATGACCAAACCTGAGACTGTAGCCCTGTTGGAAGTGAAGGGGTCCGAGGCTTTGGAAAAGAGCCCACCTCAGGCTTTGGTTCCCAATGGCCAGCAGCCAGAAGGGGAAGGTGGGGCTGAGTCCCCCAGAGCTGAGTCCCCCAGAGTGGAGTCTTCGGTTGGGTCTCCCATGGCTGGAGAGGGGACTGAGGATGGTCTGGACAGCACAGTGAGCGAGGCTGCCACCTTGCCCTGGGGGACTGGCCCCCAGCCCAGTGCTCCGTTCCCAGACCCCCCCGGCTGGCGGGGCATTGGGCCAGAGTCCCTAGAGTCAGAGCCACCTCCCAGGCCAGAGGAGCCATCCGAAGATGATGTGAACCTGCTGCCTGAGAAGGCAGCCCGCGCCTTTGTGCCCATCGACCTACAATGCATTGAGCGGCGGCCCCAGGAGGACCTCATAGTGCGCTGTGAGTCAGGCGAGGAGGAGCGCCGGGCCTTTCTGCCCACCCGGGCCACCCACCCTGAGCCCCCTGAGCGCAAGTGGGCTGAGGCAGTGGTGAGGCCACCTAGCCGGTCCTGCAAGGGCTGTGGGAGCCGTGAGGGGCTGAGGGCCGTGGCCTCGGTAGGGGCCGCCCTCATCCTCTTCCCCTGCCTACTGTATGGGGCATATGCCTTCTTGCCCTTCGATGCCCCTCGGCTGCCCACAGTGAGTTCCCGTCTGGTCTACACGCTGCGCTGCGGGGTCTTTGCCACCTTCCCCATCGTGCTGGGTGAGCTCGGGGCCCTTCAGAAGAAAGGGGACATCTGGGAACTAGACTCGAGGAGGGTGGGACCTGCTGGTTTGGGGAGCAGTTGGGTTTCCCTTCACTCGAGCTGGACCCCTCATGGCCTCCTGTGCCCTGCCACCTGTGTGTCCACCCATCTTAGGACCACCTCAGCCCCACTGTGTATAATCTATGCACTTTCCTTCTGTGGGGCCTGCACCCTCCACTGTGAACCCTGGCCCCAGCTTCCTGCCTAAAGCTCCTTCCTCCTGTCTTTCCTGACTCTGTGTgctccccaaccccaccccaggAATCCTGGTATATGGGCTGAGCCTGCTGTGCTTTTCTGCCCTACGGCCCTTTGGGGAGCCCCGGCGGGAGGTGGAGATCCACCGGCGATATGTGGCCCAGTCGGTGCAGCTCTTCATCCTCTACTTCTTCAACCTGGCCGTGCTTTCCACCTACCTGCCCCAGGACACCCTCAAGCTGCTCCCACTGCTCACTGGCCTCTTTGCCatctccaggtgagttgggactgCGGGTGGAGCTTGAGGGCAAGGCAGTGATGCTAGAGGGACCCAGGCAACTGAATGGCTGGAGAACCAGGGACAGGGGTCTTTCTGGATTCTGCATCAGCCCAAATGTGAATCCTGGAGCAGTGAGTCCACTTTCTCCCTTGCACTTGACCTCACCTGGTAGTGGGTAATCAGCTCATATGTCTTCTCATAGGAAGCTGACTTCAGAGACATATATACCAACCTAGAACCTGAAGGGCATTCAGGCATCATCCTGACCAACCTCCCACCCGTTGTAGCCACTCCTCTGTGGCACTCTGGTCTAGTGGCCATTTGGCGTCTTGTTGAACACCCCCTCAGATAAGGGGCTCAATTCTTTACAAGACAATCTGTTTCACTTCTTAAAGGTCCTGATtgttataaaggagccctggtggcacaatggttaagtgctcagctgctaactgaaaggttggaggttctaacccaccactgctctgtgggagaagaaacctggcgatctgctcctgtaaagattacagcctgggagaccccatggggcagttctactctgtcacactgggtctctatgagtcagaatcgactcgagggcacacaacaattattaggagtccctgggcattGCAAATGACTTGCACCcactactaatcaaaaagttgatggttttgaacccacccagtagcaccatgagagaaaggcctggtgatctgcttccataaagattacagccaagaaaaccccacggagctgaattctactctgtaatacatggggttgccatgagtcggaattgacttgatgacaacaggttaacTGTTAG
This DNA window, taken from Elephas maximus indicus isolate mEleMax1 chromosome 3, mEleMax1 primary haplotype, whole genome shotgun sequence, encodes the following:
- the TMEM79 gene encoding transmembrane protein 79 codes for the protein MTKPETVALLEVKGSEALEKSPPQALVPNGQQPEGEGGAESPRAESPRVESSVGSPMAGEGTEDGLDSTVSEAATLPWGTGPQPSAPFPDPPGWRGIGPESLESEPPPRPEEPSEDDVNLLPEKAARAFVPIDLQCIERRPQEDLIVRCESGEEERRAFLPTRATHPEPPERKWAEAVVRPPSRSCKGCGSREGLRAVASVGAALILFPCLLYGAYAFLPFDAPRLPTVSSRLVYTLRCGVFATFPIVLGILVYGLSLLCFSALRPFGEPRREVEIHRRYVAQSVQLFILYFFNLAVLSTYLPQDTLKLLPLLTGLFAISRLIYWLTFAVGRSFRGFGYGLTFLPLLAMLVWNLYYMFVVEPERMLTAAESRLDYPDHAHSASIYRPRPWG